The nucleotide sequence GAATAAAGGGCATGCGGCGTTATGGCTTTTAAAAGAATTCCAGGCCGAGTTAAGGCATAAAGATTTTGTTGCGGTTTATATCGGAGATGATCAAACGGATGAGGACGCATTTGAGGTCTTGCGCGATATGGCCTTGACTATCCATGTAGGCAACTTGCGCAAATCAAAAGCTAAATATTATCTGAATAATGCTGAAGAAGTCAAAGCGTTGCTGGGGATTATCCTTTTGGCGAAAGAGTCGTAACATCATAGCAATACTCTCGTTTCTCTGGTGTTAACGCGAGATATTCAATGCGTTATACTGGTCAGATCAAGAGGTTTTCTCTAAAACTGGACAACATCCTCGGTATAGTAGAGAGAGAGGAACAAGAGGATATAGTCGCGAATATGGCGGGTAATAAGAAAATTATTCTTAACATGTTCCCTGCCGTTGGTCCCCAGACGACTGGCATAGTCCGGATCGTTCAAGAGCTGTTTCAGGTAATAGACAGTTCCGTCAATCGAGTAAGTCAGTATCCCGGAATACTTGTGTGTAATCTGCTGGGGAACACCTCCGACCGCACTGGCAATTACAGGCTTCGATTTCCAAAGCGCCTCGGCGACGGTCAGCCCGAAACCTTCTTTAAGGGATTTCTGAAGCACCACCGAAGAAGCTCGCTGGAGCGCGTTAATTTCAATATCGCTACCTGACGGCAAGAGGAGAACATGAATATCATGGTCATCTGCCGCAGCATTCTGAACGTCTTCGAGTACTTTCGCGCCTTCGGGATCATCTGTTGCACCGCCGCCTGCAAGGACGAGCTGGCAGTCAACATGTTGCTTCACCTTGCGATATACTTCTATCACACCAAGCGGGTCCTTAAGGTAGTCAAACCTTGAAATCTGTGTAACAATCGGACGCTGGGGATCGATACCAAAAGTTTCCAGTACCGACATTATTGTTTCTTGCGGCAAGTCCCTGTTTTTGTCGCTGAGTGGATCGATCGACGGTGCTATCAACACCTGCGGTATACTCAGCTGCCTGGAGAAAGACTGCGCAGAGAAAACGGCGCTGTCATACCGTTCAATATAATCTCTGAGAAATGCCTCGATCTGGGCCGTAGGCTGTGTAAAGTCAATATGACAACGCCACACCCATTTTTGACCAATCTCTTTTTTCTTTTCTATCAGTCCTATCGGCTGGGAATCGTGTACAAAAACAACATCACCATA is from Syntrophales bacterium and encodes:
- a CDS encoding glycosyltransferase; the encoded protein is MSQRNIKEYSPIVGESAVDELFLLADKLRGKVIQNVNSTAVGGGVAEILTRMVPLLKQLGVDARWDVIKGNEKFFLITKKIHNALHGVDVTFSDEEFDFFKQVNAENAAEIQSYGDVVFVHDSQPIGLIEKKKEIGQKWVWRCHIDFTQPTAQIEAFLRDYIERYDSAVFSAQSFSRQLSIPQVLIAPSIDPLSDKNRDLPQETIMSVLETFGIDPQRPIVTQISRFDYLKDPLGVIEVYRKVKQHVDCQLVLAGGGATDDPEGAKVLEDVQNAAADDHDIHVLLLPSGSDIEINALQRASSVVLQKSLKEGFGLTVAEALWKSKPVIASAVGGVPQQITHKYSGILTYSIDGTVYYLKQLLNDPDYASRLGTNGREHVKNNFLITRHIRDYILLFLSLYYTEDVVQF